A genomic window from Pseudonocardia broussonetiae includes:
- a CDS encoding BlaI/MecI/CopY family transcriptional regulator: protein MTGGCVRGFGELEAAVMEQIWMSSEGATVPELHERLQAQGDIAYTTVMSVVHNLYRKGRLTRRREGRTHRYRATASRAEHSADLMSVALRSGGDPHTILTHFVQQMDPADTRRLAELLARMDEDGTA, encoded by the coding sequence GTGACGGGGGGATGTGTGCGCGGGTTCGGGGAGCTCGAGGCCGCCGTCATGGAGCAGATCTGGATGTCGTCCGAGGGCGCGACGGTGCCGGAGTTGCACGAACGCCTCCAGGCCCAGGGCGACATCGCCTACACGACGGTGATGAGCGTCGTCCACAACCTGTACCGCAAGGGACGCCTGACACGTCGGCGCGAGGGGCGCACGCACCGGTACCGGGCCACCGCGAGCAGGGCGGAGCACAGTGCCGACCTGATGAGCGTCGCCCTGCGGAGCGGTGGAGACCCACACACGATCCTCACCCACTTCGTCCAGCAGATGGACCCGGCCGACACCCGTCGCCTCGCCGAGCTGCTGGCCCGGATGGACGAGGACGGCACGGCGTAG
- a CDS encoding cytochrome c biogenesis CcdA family protein gives MNGLTELAVSGPLLVAVALALAAGAISFASPCCLPLVPGYVGYLAGLVGDEGVSGDGVATRTGRWRVAGAALLFVGGFTVVFTAGVLLVLGLSDWLVGNELLLQRIGGVVTIAMGLVFLGFVPALQRDVRIHHVPRVGLAGAPVLGAVYGLGWTPCLGPTLTGVIALATGTQVGPSTGRGILLVLAYCAGLGVPFVLIALGTGWAVRTAGWLRRHIRGMQIGGGVMLILLGTLLVTGAWGEFVAWMRGPIAGYTLPL, from the coding sequence GTGAACGGGCTGACCGAGCTCGCGGTCTCCGGTCCGCTCCTGGTCGCCGTCGCGCTGGCCCTGGCCGCGGGGGCCATCTCCTTCGCCTCCCCCTGCTGCCTGCCCCTGGTACCCGGCTACGTCGGCTACCTGGCCGGGCTGGTCGGCGACGAGGGCGTCTCCGGCGACGGGGTCGCGACCCGGACCGGCCGGTGGCGGGTCGCCGGTGCCGCGCTGCTGTTCGTCGGCGGGTTCACGGTCGTGTTCACCGCCGGGGTGCTGCTCGTGCTCGGCCTGTCGGACTGGCTGGTCGGCAACGAGCTGCTGCTGCAACGCATCGGCGGGGTCGTCACGATCGCGATGGGCCTGGTGTTCCTCGGGTTCGTCCCGGCCCTGCAACGTGACGTCCGGATCCACCACGTCCCGCGGGTCGGGCTGGCCGGCGCCCCGGTCCTCGGCGCGGTGTACGGGCTGGGCTGGACCCCGTGCCTCGGCCCGACCCTCACCGGGGTGATCGCCCTGGCGACGGGTACCCAGGTCGGTCCTTCGACCGGGCGCGGGATCCTGCTGGTGCTGGCCTACTGCGCCGGGCTGGGCGTGCCGTTCGTCCTCATCGCCCTGGGCACCGGCTGGGCCGTGCGCACCGCCGGGTGGTTGCGCCGGCACATCCGCGGGATGCAGATCGGGGGCGGCGTCATGCTCATCCTGCTCGGCACCCTGCTGGTGACGGGGGCCTGGGGCGAGTTCGTCGCGTGGATGCGCGGGCCCATCGCCGGCTACACCCTCCCGCTGTGA
- a CDS encoding TlpA family protein disulfide reductase has protein sequence MSRTMSSELRWTVLVVVLCVAGVVALWPRSDAYPDTSADTRPVPAERLAERPDDAALGPARAAAALPPCPGPSGAPVPPGPLADVVVPCLGEVGAVPLGAVLAGRPVLLNLWASWCAPCREEVPVLDAYVARPDAVDVLGVVVRDRPADALAMADELDPRYPSVIDPDNAVQAALGAPPVLPTNWVIRPDGSVVRVTDPLVFRDPAQVAAAVEAALATTG, from the coding sequence GTGAGCCGGACGATGAGCTCGGAGTTGCGGTGGACGGTGCTGGTCGTCGTGCTCTGCGTCGCCGGCGTGGTCGCTCTCTGGCCCCGATCCGACGCCTACCCCGACACCTCCGCCGACACGCGGCCGGTCCCGGCGGAACGGCTCGCGGAACGGCCCGACGACGCCGCGCTCGGCCCGGCGCGAGCCGCAGCCGCGCTGCCGCCCTGTCCCGGTCCCTCGGGGGCGCCCGTCCCGCCGGGGCCGCTGGCCGATGTCGTCGTGCCCTGCCTCGGTGAGGTCGGCGCCGTGCCGCTCGGCGCCGTGCTCGCCGGACGGCCGGTGCTGCTCAACCTCTGGGCGTCCTGGTGCGCTCCGTGCCGCGAGGAGGTCCCCGTACTCGACGCCTATGTCGCGCGGCCGGACGCGGTCGACGTGCTCGGCGTGGTCGTGCGCGACCGCCCCGCGGACGCCCTGGCGATGGCCGACGAGCTCGACCCGCGCTACCCCTCGGTGATCGATCCCGACAACGCCGTGCAGGCCGCCCTCGGCGCACCCCCGGTGCTCCCCACCAACTGGGTCATCCGCCCGGACGGCTCGGTCGTGCGCGTCACCGATCCGCTGGTCTTCCGCGACCCCGCCCAGGTCGCCGCCGCCGTCGAGGCCGCGCTCGCGACGACGGGCTAG
- a CDS encoding heavy metal translocating P-type ATPase: MSDACCGADEPRPEAAGDREPERLWEVSELRFAAASGVLLVASLAVGWASGPASVELALQVGGLALGAWTFVPATLRRLVRGRIGVGTLMTIAAVGAVLLGEIGEAAMLAFLFSISEGLEEYSIARTRRGLRALLSLVPERATVLRGGVEVIIAPAALRVGDTMLVRPGERLATDGRITTGRTALDLSAITGESVPVEAGPGDEVFAGSINGSGALEVWVTSTSEDNSLARIVAIVEAEQARKGEAQRLADRIARPMVPGVMVVAALIAGLGSLFGEPLVWIERALVVLVAASPCALAISVPVTVVAAVGAASRIGVLVKGGAALEGLGRIRGIALDKTGTLTRNRPTVIGVVATGGATRAEVLVLAAALEARSEHPLARAILAAVDSPTPAADVEAVPGAGLTGRLDGRELRLGRPGWIDAGELAGPVARMQESGATAVLVEADGRLLGMVAVRDELRPEAAEVVARLRGDGYRVAMLTGDNRATAAALAAQAGITEVHAELRPEDKAALVAALRAERPTAMVGDGVNDAPALATADVGIAMGAMGTDVAIETADVALMGEDLRHLPQALGHARRARAIMLQNVGLSLAIVVVLVPLALLGVFGLAAVVAVYELAEIVVIANGVRAGRARPLAPAGPQATAVPAPEAARAW, translated from the coding sequence ATGAGTGACGCGTGCTGCGGCGCCGACGAGCCGCGTCCCGAGGCTGCGGGGGACCGCGAGCCGGAGCGGCTGTGGGAGGTGTCCGAGCTGCGCTTCGCCGCGGCGTCGGGAGTGCTGCTCGTGGCGTCGCTGGCCGTCGGCTGGGCCTCCGGTCCGGCGTCCGTCGAGCTCGCGCTGCAGGTCGGCGGGCTGGCGCTCGGCGCGTGGACGTTCGTGCCCGCCACGCTGCGCCGCCTGGTCCGGGGCCGGATCGGGGTCGGCACGCTGATGACGATCGCCGCCGTCGGGGCCGTGCTGCTGGGCGAGATCGGCGAGGCCGCCATGCTGGCGTTCCTGTTCTCGATCAGCGAGGGACTGGAGGAGTACTCGATCGCGCGCACCCGGCGCGGATTGCGCGCGCTGCTCTCGCTGGTGCCCGAGCGGGCCACCGTGCTGCGCGGCGGGGTGGAGGTCATCATCGCTCCGGCCGCGCTGCGGGTCGGGGACACGATGCTGGTGCGCCCGGGGGAGCGCCTCGCCACCGACGGCCGGATCACCACCGGCCGCACCGCGCTGGACCTGTCCGCGATCACCGGGGAGTCGGTGCCGGTCGAGGCCGGGCCCGGCGACGAGGTGTTCGCCGGGTCGATCAACGGTTCGGGCGCGCTGGAGGTGTGGGTCACCAGCACCTCCGAGGACAACTCGCTGGCGCGGATCGTCGCGATCGTCGAGGCCGAGCAGGCCCGCAAGGGTGAGGCCCAGCGACTCGCCGACCGCATCGCCCGGCCGATGGTTCCCGGCGTGATGGTCGTGGCCGCGCTGATCGCCGGGCTCGGCAGCCTGTTCGGGGAGCCGCTGGTGTGGATCGAGCGGGCCCTGGTCGTGCTCGTCGCCGCCTCGCCGTGCGCGCTCGCCATCTCGGTACCCGTCACCGTGGTCGCGGCCGTCGGCGCCGCCAGCCGGATCGGCGTCCTGGTCAAAGGCGGAGCCGCGCTGGAGGGTCTGGGCCGGATCCGCGGCATCGCGCTGGACAAGACCGGCACGCTGACGCGCAACCGGCCGACCGTGATCGGGGTCGTCGCCACCGGTGGTGCCACCCGCGCGGAGGTGCTCGTGCTGGCCGCCGCGTTGGAGGCGCGCAGCGAGCATCCGCTGGCCCGGGCGATCCTGGCCGCCGTCGATTCGCCCACCCCCGCAGCCGACGTGGAGGCGGTTCCCGGTGCCGGGCTCACCGGCCGGCTCGACGGGCGGGAGCTGCGCCTGGGCCGTCCCGGCTGGATCGACGCAGGCGAGCTGGCCGGCCCGGTCGCCCGGATGCAGGAGTCGGGGGCCACGGCGGTGCTCGTCGAGGCAGACGGGCGGCTGCTCGGCATGGTCGCCGTCCGCGACGAGCTGCGCCCCGAGGCCGCGGAGGTCGTCGCCCGGCTGCGTGGGGACGGGTACCGGGTGGCCATGCTCACCGGCGACAACCGGGCCACCGCCGCGGCGCTCGCCGCGCAGGCCGGCATCACCGAGGTGCACGCCGAGCTGCGCCCCGAGGACAAGGCCGCGCTGGTCGCGGCCCTGCGGGCCGAGCGACCCACCGCGATGGTCGGCGACGGGGTCAACGACGCCCCGGCCCTGGCCACCGCGGACGTGGGGATCGCCATGGGCGCGATGGGCACCGACGTGGCCATCGAGACCGCCGACGTCGCGCTGATGGGCGAAGACCTGCGACACCTGCCCCAGGCCCTCGGCCACGCGCGTCGCGCCCGCGCGATCATGCTGCAGAACGTGGGTCTGTCGCTGGCCATCGTCGTGGTGCTGGTGCCGCTGGCGCTGCTCGGCGTGTTCGGGCTGGCCGCCGTGGTCGCGGTGTACGAGCTGGCCGAGATCGTCGTGATCGCCAATGGGGTCCGGGCCGGGCGGGCCCGTCCCCTCGCGCCCGCCGGGCCGCAGGCCACTGCGGTCCCGGCCCCGGAGGCCGCCCGGGCCTGGTGA
- a CDS encoding TlpA family protein disulfide reductase: MHPAPLHRSRGRVSAAVVVLLVALSGCSFSTPDGTAPSQAAEFTFVAPGGQTRIFYDPPGSRGTVSGLSGESLLEPGATIGLDDFPGQVVVLNVWGAWCGPCREEMPGLQQIHQQMQPEGVTLLGIDVRDSADAARDFMADRNIIYPSIYDNPGRSLLALSGFPRSTVPSTIVLDRQHRVAAVFLTAVRVSELLPVVQRVAAEQPAPSSGGGT, encoded by the coding sequence ATGCATCCCGCCCCACTCCACCGTTCGCGTGGCCGGGTCTCGGCCGCCGTCGTGGTGCTGCTCGTGGCGCTGAGCGGCTGCAGCTTCAGTACGCCCGACGGCACCGCACCCAGCCAGGCCGCCGAGTTCACCTTCGTCGCCCCGGGGGGCCAGACCCGCATCTTCTACGACCCGCCCGGGTCCCGCGGAACGGTGAGCGGGCTGTCCGGGGAGAGCCTGCTCGAACCCGGCGCGACGATCGGCCTGGACGACTTCCCGGGCCAGGTCGTCGTGCTCAACGTCTGGGGGGCCTGGTGCGGCCCCTGTCGCGAGGAGATGCCCGGCCTGCAGCAGATCCACCAACAGATGCAGCCCGAGGGCGTCACCCTGCTCGGCATCGACGTGCGCGACAGCGCCGACGCCGCCCGCGACTTCATGGCGGACCGGAACATCATCTACCCCTCGATCTACGACAACCCCGGCCGCTCGCTGCTGGCGCTGAGCGGGTTCCCCCGCAGCACGGTGCCCTCGACGATCGTGCTGGACCGCCAGCACCGCGTCGCCGCGGTGTTCCTCACCGCGGTACGGGTCTCCGAACTGCTGCCCGTGGTGCAGCGCGTCGCCGCCGAGCAGCCGGCACCGAGTAGCGGGGGCGGGACGTGA
- a CDS encoding alkylmercury lyase, giving the protein MRVEVVRHEGCPLAAAALDLVRECVHELGIDGVVTERVARYPSPTVLVDGRDVMGAPGDGTPTDACRLDVPTRERVTDALRSASLRDE; this is encoded by the coding sequence GTGCGTGTGGAGGTCGTGCGTCATGAGGGTTGCCCGCTCGCCGCGGCGGCTCTGGACCTCGTCCGCGAGTGCGTGCACGAGCTGGGTATCGACGGCGTCGTCACGGAGCGAGTGGCGCGGTACCCGTCGCCGACGGTGCTGGTCGACGGCCGCGACGTGATGGGCGCTCCGGGCGATGGCACGCCCACCGACGCGTGCCGGCTCGACGTGCCGACTCGTGAGCGGGTCACTGATGCGTTGAGATCGGCGTCGCTCCGAGACGAGTGA
- a CDS encoding ArsR/SmtB family transcription factor has product MAMTSGTAVSGRRDLQPAAALFHSLSDTTRLAIVQRLAHGEARVVDLTEQLGLAQSTVSAHLACLRDCRLVVGRPEGRQVFYALARPELWYLLEAAETLLDATGSAVALCPVYGTGGAGAGDE; this is encoded by the coding sequence ATGGCGATGACATCGGGAACGGCCGTGTCCGGCCGGCGTGACCTGCAACCGGCGGCGGCGCTGTTCCACAGCCTGTCCGACACGACCCGGCTGGCGATCGTGCAGCGGCTCGCCCACGGCGAGGCGCGCGTGGTGGATCTGACCGAGCAGCTCGGGCTGGCCCAGTCGACGGTGTCCGCGCATCTCGCCTGCCTGCGCGACTGCCGGCTGGTCGTCGGCCGCCCCGAGGGCCGGCAGGTGTTCTACGCGCTGGCGCGCCCGGAGCTGTGGTACCTGCTGGAAGCGGCGGAGACGCTGCTCGACGCCACCGGCTCGGCCGTGGCGCTGTGCCCGGTCTACGGCACCGGCGGCGCGGGAGCCGGCGATGAGTGA
- a CDS encoding helix-turn-helix domain-containing protein encodes MAAIAREAGDGELLADAALVVTEPVIGAWDFAAQRHALCLEALDLIGDRDPVRAERLRTLVAVTQSPWRPHPENAPLALDPAAADERARELHARHAAAIGAAGVHTRLDTANDLMELANATRREEDAAWASLWRLDAYAQLGHRVELNAELMQLSSQAVVLGSPAWGWRVAAARASVALLDGHLDDVPVLAAAALRCGTAAGLEDAAFVDLVLRARFAVQTQTGLHDIEPEVRRVLSGAPFYAHGWHAEILLASGRTDEAATIWRALAPRLPDFPTSSIEWLIAMAGYADLCAAFGDTVTAPYLVEQLAPYLDQHAWGGIVGPYEGPVALFLGRLAALLGDHTTARSHFTLAVELADRVHAPHFGDAARRELRGLQQRGHPLTLRECDVARLVADGLTNRQIAARLVLSERTVENHVSSILRKLGVSTRTAIAVHSSVNAKPSP; translated from the coding sequence GTGGCGGCTATCGCACGAGAGGCTGGGGACGGCGAGCTGCTTGCCGACGCGGCGCTCGTGGTCACTGAACCGGTCATCGGTGCGTGGGACTTCGCCGCCCAGCGTCACGCCCTGTGTCTGGAGGCGCTGGACCTGATCGGGGATCGTGACCCAGTCCGGGCAGAGCGGCTGCGGACCCTGGTCGCGGTCACACAGAGTCCGTGGCGTCCCCACCCGGAGAACGCACCCCTGGCGCTCGACCCAGCCGCTGCCGACGAGCGTGCCCGGGAGCTTCACGCAAGACACGCGGCTGCGATCGGGGCGGCCGGGGTGCACACCCGACTCGACACCGCGAACGATCTGATGGAGCTCGCGAACGCGACTCGGCGTGAGGAGGATGCCGCTTGGGCTTCACTGTGGCGACTCGACGCCTACGCACAGCTCGGCCATCGCGTCGAGCTCAACGCCGAGCTGATGCAGCTCAGCTCACAGGCGGTTGTGCTCGGCTCCCCGGCATGGGGATGGCGTGTGGCCGCAGCACGCGCATCCGTTGCACTCCTCGACGGCCACCTCGACGACGTGCCCGTCCTCGCCGCTGCCGCGCTCCGGTGCGGCACGGCGGCCGGTCTCGAGGACGCCGCCTTCGTCGATCTCGTCCTACGGGCTCGCTTCGCTGTCCAGACGCAGACCGGACTGCACGACATCGAGCCGGAGGTGCGTCGCGTCCTGTCCGGCGCTCCCTTCTACGCTCACGGCTGGCACGCCGAGATCTTGCTTGCCTCGGGGCGCACCGACGAGGCAGCGACCATATGGCGGGCTCTGGCTCCGAGGCTGCCTGACTTCCCGACCAGCTCGATCGAGTGGCTGATCGCCATGGCGGGATACGCCGACCTCTGCGCCGCCTTCGGTGACACCGTGACAGCTCCGTACCTGGTCGAGCAGCTCGCGCCCTACCTGGACCAGCACGCCTGGGGAGGAATCGTCGGCCCCTACGAAGGACCGGTGGCCCTGTTCCTCGGAAGGCTCGCGGCACTCCTCGGCGATCACACCACCGCTCGTTCCCACTTCACCCTGGCCGTGGAGCTGGCCGACCGCGTGCACGCGCCACACTTCGGTGACGCTGCCCGGCGCGAGCTCCGAGGTCTCCAGCAGCGCGGACACCCGCTCACACTCCGGGAGTGCGATGTGGCCCGCCTGGTCGCCGACGGCCTGACCAACCGGCAGATCGCAGCACGGCTCGTCCTCTCCGAACGAACCGTGGAGAACCACGTCAGCAGCATCTTGCGCAAGCTCGGCGTGAGCACCCGAACCGCCATCGCCGTCCACTCGAGCGTGAACGCGAAGCCCTCTCCATGA
- a CDS encoding M56 family metallopeptidase — MAGFGGLEAAVCLIGYGIVVAVLAPRVLAHRRHLDRAPTLGVTVWLAAFVGVLVAWVAAVLLVAADVLLSPDVRHVVDRCVASFCAAALGAHGTVGQWLAVGSAVVLVAGTVGTAFGLSRALLRFRARTHRHADAARLLGRHDDALGAVILDVPERVVYAIAGRPPTIVLSRPALRALDENQLAVVLAHERAHLTGRHHLVRGLSSALARVMPRIPLFTAGHRELARLVEMCADDAAIRGRDARHLVSALLALTAPVSIPGSALAAAATGVIRRAERLMSCPSRGALLWTRVLLTAGSVALLAGPVAAGSVLCGVLPF, encoded by the coding sequence ATGGCCGGGTTCGGCGGGCTCGAGGCTGCGGTCTGCCTGATCGGCTACGGGATCGTCGTGGCGGTCCTGGCGCCACGCGTCCTCGCGCACCGCAGACACCTTGATCGGGCACCGACGCTCGGCGTAACAGTCTGGCTGGCGGCCTTCGTCGGAGTTCTGGTCGCGTGGGTGGCCGCGGTGCTCCTGGTCGCGGCCGACGTACTCCTGTCCCCTGACGTCCGGCACGTCGTGGATCGGTGCGTCGCCTCGTTCTGCGCGGCGGCGCTCGGCGCCCACGGCACCGTCGGCCAGTGGCTGGCGGTCGGGTCGGCGGTCGTTCTGGTCGCCGGGACCGTCGGTACCGCGTTCGGACTGAGCCGCGCGCTGCTGCGGTTCCGCGCTCGCACGCACCGCCATGCCGACGCCGCCCGGCTGCTCGGACGACACGACGACGCGCTGGGCGCGGTGATCCTGGATGTGCCGGAGAGGGTCGTCTACGCGATCGCCGGACGCCCGCCCACGATCGTCCTGAGCCGCCCTGCGCTTCGTGCGCTCGACGAGAACCAGCTCGCCGTCGTCCTGGCGCACGAGCGGGCCCACCTGACGGGCCGCCATCATCTGGTTCGTGGCCTCAGCAGCGCGCTGGCCCGGGTCATGCCACGGATACCGCTGTTCACCGCGGGCCACCGCGAGCTCGCCCGGCTGGTGGAGATGTGTGCGGACGACGCGGCGATCCGCGGCCGCGACGCACGACACCTCGTCAGCGCCCTGCTGGCGCTCACCGCACCGGTCAGCATCCCGGGGTCGGCCTTGGCCGCCGCCGCCACCGGCGTGATCCGACGCGCGGAGCGGCTCATGTCGTGCCCGAGCCGCGGCGCGCTCCTGTGGACGCGAGTACTGCTCACCGCCGGATCCGTCGCGTTGCTCGCCGGGCCGGTCGCGGCGGGCTCCGTGCTGTGTGGCGTCCTACCGTTCTGA